In a single window of the Cucumis melo cultivar AY chromosome 11, USDA_Cmelo_AY_1.0, whole genome shotgun sequence genome:
- the LOC103497862 gene encoding 60S ribosomal protein L13a-4, with amino-acid sequence MVSGSGICAKRVVVDARHHMLGRLSSIIAKELLNGQKVVVVRCEEICISGGLVRQKMKYMRFLRKRMNTKPSHGPIHFRAPAKILWRTIRGMIPHKTKRGAAALARLKAYEGVPPPYDKMKRMVIPDALKVLRLQAGHKYCLLGRLSSEVGWNHYDTIKELERKRKERSQAAYERKKQLNKLRIKAEKVAEEKLGPQLEVIAPIKY; translated from the exons ATGGTGTCCGGTTCCGGTATCTGTGCTAAGCGCGTCGTCGTTGACGCTAGGCATCACATGTTGGGAAGGCTCTCTTCCATTATCGCCAAAGAGCTTCTCAATGGTCAAAAAGTCGTGGTCGTCCGGTGCGAGGAGATCTGCATCTCCGGTGGATTGGTCCGCCAAAAAATGAAATACATGCGTTTCTTGAGGAAGCGGATGAACACCAAGCCTTCTCATGGCCCCATTCACTTCCGTGCTCCTGCTAAGATCCTTTGGCGCACCATTCGTGG GATGATTCCCCATAAAACTAAGCGTGGTGCAGCAGCGCTTGCCCGTTTGAAGGCCTACGAGGGTGTTCCTCCTCCATACGATAAGATGAAGAGGATGGTCATCCCTGATGCCCTCAA GGTCTTGAGGCTTCAAGCTGGACATAAGTACTGCTTATTGGGCAGACTCTCTTCGGAGGTTGGATGGAACCACTATGATACTATCAAG GAACTCGAGAGGAAGAGAAAGGAAAGATCCCAGGCTGCATATGAGAGAAAGAAGCAGTTGAATAAGCTGAGGATTAAGGCCGAGAAGGTTGCTGAGGAGAAGCTTGGTCCCCAACTTGAAGTTATTGCTCCTATCAAATactaa